One Nothobranchius furzeri strain GRZ-AD chromosome 7, NfurGRZ-RIMD1, whole genome shotgun sequence genomic window, ACGGGGAGGTCTTGAAGCACAACCACTGAGACACAAACAGTCATTACTTCTCTGAATGaagaatgtgaaggagggggtaacataagaaacatgacaGTGGGCTTAAAAAGGGTTTAATTGCCATCAAAGGTTTTAAAAACAAGCGAGCAAACAGATGGAGAACATTATTAATATAATGCAAAACGAATAATTCtctataaggttaacagttaaaaagACAACTTAACTATATAaagcacctggttaaaactttattaaaagtttcacagaactgaaggggttttaaAAACAATGAAGTTGATAATAGTCTTAAAACCAAAACAAAGTTGACCTTAAAACTGAGTTAACCAAGTTGACAAGAACAAAAGATCCATTTGGATcacacagagttaaaactataaaagttaaaactcatAAAAATTGAAGGGGTTTAAAACaatctgaggcctggaggacagcagaacccctgcactgctgcctcccagtctTCTTTGAAATTAGGCAGGGTAGACGCCTATaaggcgtattgctgccacaCATTAACACACAGAGCCAGCGCAACCCACTGCACACAACAGGCACGCTTTCCATCTCACCCCGTGTTCCCACACAACCACCATCAACAAAAACCCACCACCTGTTCACACCCCAGTGAAAACACAGAACCCCACCTGGAGGTTCACCCCATACTCACACTCCCACCATCTACACCCACCACCAAGGGCGTCCCACAATCCACAGCAGACCCAGAACCACCAACACCCTGTAAACATGTCACCCCCCCAGACCTCATCGGGGGACACGTCAGAAAAACCCAACAAGGCCCCCACCACTGATGTCAACTCACGAGCTACATCAGACTTGTTGGAGGCTCCATTCTTCACCCTCCACAAGGCCTCATCCATAAATGCCAAAAACATAAACTCGCAACTACCACACCTGCCCCCACATCCCCACCACCAGTTGACAAAGGCACATTACAAGGCTCGGACGCACCACTGTTCCGCACCCCCATATGACGCACCGCCTCAGCATATGACACCTTATTCTCAGCCTGccccccagactgctgaaggcacagcctctttatcccaggtgtgggttgTCAGAGGGATTCaggtcagctgtgctcctcagcagcctggaagagaggagcaggaggaggggcAGTGTTTGGCTGATCACcatggctgggtgatcctggctcctgcatcagGCTGGTGCCCATAACAATGGCATTGCGGGAATTTTGCAGCAATCGTGCTGCCACGCTTGGTGTATTACCGCAACGCTGGACTTAGGAATGCCTATTACGCCATCACACAACAGAGAGTGGTGTCACGACCACGTGGGAAGTAACTGCCGAGCTTCGGCCGGCAactgtattgaaaatgaaagtaaacatgagcACAAGTTTCATATTTGTAAACAgaacagctgagatgataaaccagAACGATGCAGCACtccggagcttctctccattagagctggaggtcagatccccAGAGACTGCACGGTGaccgtggaggacagacacctttaggaacgGCTTGTCCAAAAGTGCAaaggcaagttatgtccaagataaacaggaGCACTGTTTTTTTTAATGGAATTTAAAGCATTTATTTAGGAAATTATATGTAAAGAAAAACCATCCCACATTCTGTTTGATTTACACATTACTTGATAACTACAAATTAATTAAACAAACTGAATCTTAGAAGCTGGTTATGCATGACTGGAAGCAGAGATTGTCTTGATTTTTTTCTCGGCAGatgtttacaaaataaaacacagtgacTGTTATGCTAAGCTACTCTGATAGAGGCCAAGACGTCTGCTAGCCTAGCGTAGCAGGCTGTGTTAGCGTTAGCCAGACTAAGCATAGTACTGTCATCTTATATGAATGCCATACAAATGGTATAAATAGCATGACGTTCTGTCGCGTTAATTTCACTAAACCCATCTAAAAAGAAGATGAAATTAAGTAAATAAAGGTTTGAAAGTCACTGAAAATGAGTTTAACCAGAGTGTTTCGCTAAAGCTAACTGCTTAGCTTAAAGGAAACATGGAGAAACTAGCGCTCACTGATTGGTTGATTCTGTTCCCAGCCCTCGCCCCTCCTCCCCCCGCTTTGTTCTCGTCTCTAATTGGTTCAGCTGGATTTTTTGGTTTTGTTACAAGTTCCCATTATTCTGCAAAGAATTGGCAGTAATATTACTATTCCCGCAATGCCATAGCGCATTCACAAGACACACCACGATTGCAGTGTTATGCTGATTTGactgcatggtgtgtcttctaaaaatgaCTACAGAGATTGGATCTAAAAGATAATGTCAGCAAaggacatattatttaatgatctCACCtttgattttaatttaatttgatcCTCTGATCAATTTTGTCTGCTGTCCTCCTCTCCAGCCAGTCATGGACATTGCAACAAACATCTTGGACCTTGCCAAATCCATCTACTCACTGGTGGAGAATGCGAAGGCTAATAAGAAGCGCTGCCAGCGTGTTTCTGAGCGAGTCAAAGCCTTGGAGAGCCTGGTGAAGTCGATCGAACAGAGGAGTGCCGTCCAACCTGCTGATGACATAAATAAAGCCCTTAACGAACTCTCCATCACTCTGACATCAGCTTATCACCTAATTAAGAAATACACCATGTCACATTTGGTGAAGCGCATTCTGATGTCCAGCAGTCATGGAGATGAGTTCAATGGTGTGAATGAGCGACTCAATGACGCCTTCCAGAATCTGGCTTTAGCTCTGCAGGTAGAGCATGGAAATGAAGTGTACAAGGTATTTGAGCTGATCTCCAGACAGAAGGAAGATGAAGTGGACGGGAAGGAGGATGATGCTGAGTTGAAGCGAAGTGAGCAAATCTGGTTTTGGCTTTGCTTTGGTGGCATAGTCCAGCCATTAATCACATACCTATGTGACTAGAGGAAATCTGACAGGGTCATACAAATATTCAGTGTAACAAGAGCCTCTGCTAAAATGGTCAACTAGCTAAAAGAATTTTGTTGGTAGAACAGAAAGCTTTCAAAAGTAAACTTTTGTTTAGTTTGTCTAATTTTATCTTCACAGTTTAAGGTAAACAAAccaaatttttatttttcatgtacGTAACTTCGGTTTAAACTGTTCTCAGTCCTGACTCTTTGGCGTCTGTTTACTTCTCAGTGCTCACAGAGTATGGCGAATATGTGGAGGCCATGCAAAGAGACCTTGAAGAAATCAAGACCAGTGTCAGTAAAATCGTGGAGATGTGTGAGTATGCGGTAATTAGACTAAACCCTGTTGTTAAGTGTTTTGTAATCTGCATCTCTGAAGATGTGTCCCCAACCAGggaggcagaggagttaagtgcccaccctgtaaccggagggttgcaggtttgagccccactcagtctgttgttgtgtcctttggcaagacacttccccctccttgccttCTAGCAGTAAtttgagggaccggtggcacctctgtacggctgcctcgtctgtgtcggtgtgtcccagggcagctgtggctacattgtagcccatcatcaccagtgtgtgaatgtgtgtataggagggtgaaagactggttgtgttgtaaggtGCTTTGACGGGTTGTGGAACCCTACATGCGAAACTTGAAAAACTAGAACATGATGCAAAAGTCATTTGCCATTAATTCACacaaaaaggtgaaactaataaacgAGACAGAGGAATTACATGCAAAACCAGAttgttcagcctttatttgttataattgtaatgATTATagtttacagctgatgaaaaccccacattcagaaTCACAATTAGAATTTTGTGAAAAGGTTAAAaaatagactcaaagtgtcacactctagtgaaaccagaacacctgcaacaggttcctgggcctttagatggtctctcagtctaagttgaattactgacataaatggacttttgcaccatatttatTTTTTGAGATTCAGCTTTAGAAGGTGTTATTTAAATACAGACCAACTACTATTTACTATTGTCCTCAACAGTGAACAAGCCCAGTATCATCAGTGTAAAAATCCGCATGATTAGACAAGAAGACTTAAAGTTCGACCAGGAACCTCCCTTCATGACTACGCCAACTGCAATGGTCTACAAAGGACAATTTTGTGGATTCACTGTGGCCATCAAGAAATACATAGACCCCTCAAACACCAACCCAAGGTTTGTGCCACATTTCTGCACAATGCTCAGGAAACACATTTAATagagacaaacaacaacaaacatgttGAATTGTTTTTAAGTGTATCATTTTTGCCTACATTTGATTTCTGTCTGTCCAAAGCCAGCTGCATTTGAAAACCCATGTAGTCAGAATTAaccctcaaaataagttttgataaaaggacgaacaactaagtccttcaggtgtacttctgagttaaaaaatgcccatgaaatacgtatggagtaaccaggtaggtaggttttgacctagcaaatctgcaatgcctgcctccaaagGGTCAAATTGCTTTTGGCAAAATTATAAAGATAGCCAGGAATGAAAACCCATTTCTGCCACtctgatgaaaaaaaaagaaaaaaaaaaacatctccacCACCATCGGTTAGTGAGATAATAGCTCATAAttgtgagttttttttaaaattattattagatTGGCGGAATTGGCCTCCAAAGCACTGAGACTTATGTTTCAAACAAACTAATAGTATTTTATAATGTATTAAATCTGCTCAACCAGGGAAACATTACACCACTCAGTGGCAAATTGAAGAGCTACAACATGTAAAATGGTTGCCCTCAAGAGCTAAACTATGAAGAGAGCTGTTCTACAACAAAGAGTCTTTGTGTAGGAAGTCGATGAGCTTGTTGATTAGCACACAACCTGACCATCAATATGGCAAATATGAAAGAAATGGTCATGGACTTTGGAGTAACGATGTCCAGAAAATAAGGTTGAGGAACAACTTTTTCCTCCAGGTTGCTGACCTCTGAACCTTGGACTGTGCTTTGATACCTCAATGCATTTCCAAGTGCAATGCAATGGCTTTTAATCTATGACATACAATAATCGTAACATAAACATTACATTGTCACTATCTACTTGTAGGGAGGTGAGGTCTCTTTTTGAAAAAGAAGTTGATACCATGAAACGGTTTGAGTCACCAAACATCCTGCGAATGTTTGGCATCTGCATCCTGGACGAGAACAGTGAGTATGCTAATGAATGGGATTCGCATATACCTGATATTTTGATAGAAACGTGATGTCTGTAACTGACTGCAGCACCAAAACCTCAATACCTCATCATCATGGAGTACTGTGAAAAAGGAAGCCTCAGAGCTGTTCTGGATTCTCCGTGTGAACTATCATGGATCAGGAAAGCATGCATGTGCCTCGACGCGGCACAGGGACTTTATCGGTGAGTCCGCAGCATGTTGCCTGCAGCAAGTCATGAAGCAACTCACAGgggtataaataaataaagaaaaatatctGCAGGTGGAATTGGACTGAAAGTCAGAGATGTAAAGagtgaacaaaacaaaacaggaagtCTTGACGGTGCTGAAAGCTTGCTTGGTCCCCAGAGGCGTTGTATTATTCTCCATGAGAATGCTCGATACTGGCTTTTTATACCGACATCGTCTCACTCTCAATATCCAATTCCaatatacagtgctcagcataaatgagcacACCCCCTTTACCAAGTACAAATTTAATAagcagctcaatgaacaaaagaacaatttccagaagtttcacaaggctgggtttattgaacacttattcaactccataacatgaaattaaggttaatattattacttagatcacaacatcttcagttttactaaaattggttgaagcaaaaatgaatacaccccacaacaaaaactactacatgTAGTatttttcaaggacagcaccaagtcttcttgACATGGAACGAACAAATTGGCAACATATTACAACATTTATCTTTCTCCGTTCTTAACAATAGCCGGTTTTAGAGCCTAGATACTGGatgagagtgatgctcaacttgctgcttcagaattcctcacaggtgttggattgggttcagatcaggagacatacttggccattcaatcaccttcaccctgttcttcggAGACGTAACAGTGTGTTGAAAAGTTCGTTTTAAAAATGAGCTAGTTCAAAGTTcaattcatacattttaaaacaaactattTAATTTTTTACTTcatcattttaatatttttaaataagttCACTGTTCATAGATTTTtttcggatggatggatggatggatggatggatggatggatggatggatggatggatggatggatggatggatggatggatggatgggtggatggatgggtgggtgggtggatggatagctagatagatagctagctagctagatagctagctagctagctagatagatagatagatagatagatagatagatagatagatagatagatagatagatagatagatagatagatagatagatagatagatagatagatagatagatagatagatagatagatagatagtaagGCCTTATTCTCATTCTGGACATTGCAGTTACAATGgtgaaacatttataaagatttccagataagaaaagcaagccttgggttTTTGTGGTTGTTTTTTAGCTGTCTAGCTACACGTAGCTACGTGCTGTGAGGGCAGCGTATGTTCGCTAAGGGCAAATTTCTAATCCACAAGTTGTGCCAAGTAaattaaaatatctcaaaaactttaTGTCAGATTTGTCATATTTTCACATTTTGATAGAGAGAAGTAGCTGAACAGTTTGATGTACACATGGTATGCAGGGTTTCCTCCAGAAAACTTGCTAAGCCTGGTGGTCTATTGGGCGGGCATGCGTGAAAGCAGGGGGGATCGTTTTGCTACAGTGACAGTGGGGAAGGGGGTGGATGCATGGCCTAAAGCAAGGCCTAGTGGCCCGCCAGGCTTTTGCAGCGCTTGTGGAAACCCTggtatgtaaacatgtcaatataAGACTTAAAATCAGTacaaatatttttcaataataaATTTAAATGCCTATATCAGCCAATAATAATGGTAGACTGATCATATCAGACATCGCTAATCATCCACGGTTGTGAAGGCCTGAGAGCATTTGCTGTAACTGCTCTGTAGCACTTTGGAAGATAAACATGTTGGCAGATATGCAAGTAATTCAATTTTAGAAATGCTAGACTGTGAGGACAGTGATGacctccccaacacacacacacacacacacaggtttcatGGTGGTTGCCAGTTACGAATCAGTATCATAAGACTAAGAGAAGATGAGTTGTACACAATTAGCAGATAAACCCATTCTACTGTAAAATCAAGTAGTTGCTAATTGAAAAAAgtggcttgagatatttttagagacaATTTGTTCCCCGTCCCCCGTGTCGTGTTTGGATGTAAATCAATCAGAATCATTGTCTgagtaccaaaaaaaaaaaaaaaaaaaagccttacAGTTTAACTCTCACACATGGAGCGTTACAGCTATAATGCCCCGCCTGACATAAAAACTTTACTAGAATTTCTTTTGGTGTATATTTAGTCCCAATGGAAAAGGAGAAATGAAATTAAAAGGAGGAGAGTGGGAGGAGGTTATTGTCAGGCACAGCTCAGGTTTAttcaaataaataacatttttcattgttAAATCTATTAATAAAAATTATTATGtgcttaaataaaatgtaattgtGCACATTTGCTATGTTTAGACTGCACCTGACCGAGGAAAAAAGTAAGGTTCACggaagcatcagcagcagcaagtTCCTAGTGGATGAAAACTTCAGAGTTAAGGTGCAGAAGCCAAACAGGCTATTATTCGCTTCTGATTCCACTTGCCACAATTACCAAGGCCTTCAGCAGATATTTACAACAACCAACTGTGGTATCGCTGTAATTATCATTTCAGCTGGGGGGACTGGAGCTGGCAAAAACAGAGACATCACTGAGAAGGATGACAAAGAAAAAAGACAACAACGTCATGTCACTGTGCTACTCCTCTCCTCAACTGCTCAATGACATCAATCACACCTACAACAAAGAGTGCGAGGTGTACAGGTGAGCACTGATCAGGGCTCACCACGTGCTGCTAAAGCAAGAATGAAGAATATAACAAACAGTTAAAAGGGAAGACGtaagaaaataaaaactttttttaaataataaaaaaaacgatCTTATCTTTCAGCTTTGGAATTGTTCTGTGGGAAATAGCAACACGTAAGAAACCTTTTGAAGGTGCGTATCTGAATTTGCACAGCACCACTCAGAAAAGCTGTTTAAGAAGATAAAGTCTAACCACAATATATTTAACTAAATGATA contains:
- the LOC107372999 gene encoding mixed lineage kinase domain-like protein isoform X1 yields the protein MLLLKRFENGRLRLVWLKDHSFPGREGLQLPDTNRKKRVQISLVSLSPALTESQKELTELSDSSLQPVMDIATNILDLAKSIYSLVENAKANKKRCQRVSERVKALESLVKSIEQRSAVQPADDINKALNELSITLTSAYHLIKKYTMSHLVKRILMSSSHGDEFNGVNERLNDAFQNLALALQVEHGNEVYKVFELISRQKEDEVDGKEDDAELKRMLTEYGEYVEAMQRDLEEIKTSVSKIVEMLNKPSIISVKIRMIRQEDLKFDQEPPFMTTPTAMVYKGQFCGFTVAIKKYIDPSNTNPREVRSLFEKEVDTMKRFESPNILRMFGICILDENTPKPQYLIIMEYCEKGSLRAVLDSPCELSWIRKACMCLDAAQGLYRLHLTEEKSKVHGSISSSKFLVDENFRVKLGGLELAKTETSLRRMTKKKDNNVMSLCYSSPQLLNDINHTYNKECEVYSFGIVLWEIATRKKPFEGYTSDDLHNKVFKEKYQEPLPPDCPEALGQLIDNCREFDEAQRLSAGVLVDKLCSVVVQLEQR
- the LOC107372999 gene encoding mixed lineage kinase domain-like protein isoform X2, with the translated sequence MDIATNILDLAKSIYSLVENAKANKKRCQRVSERVKALESLVKSIEQRSAVQPADDINKALNELSITLTSAYHLIKKYTMSHLVKRILMSSSHGDEFNGVNERLNDAFQNLALALQVEHGNEVYKVFELISRQKEDEVDGKEDDAELKRMLTEYGEYVEAMQRDLEEIKTSVSKIVEMLNKPSIISVKIRMIRQEDLKFDQEPPFMTTPTAMVYKGQFCGFTVAIKKYIDPSNTNPREVRSLFEKEVDTMKRFESPNILRMFGICILDENTPKPQYLIIMEYCEKGSLRAVLDSPCELSWIRKACMCLDAAQGLYRLHLTEEKSKVHGSISSSKFLVDENFRVKLGGLELAKTETSLRRMTKKKDNNVMSLCYSSPQLLNDINHTYNKECEVYSFGIVLWEIATRKKPFEGYTSDDLHNKVFKEKYQEPLPPDCPEALGQLIDNCREFDEAQRLSAGVLVDKLCSVVVQLEQR